The genomic segment GACTTGAAAAAAGAATTCGAGGACAACAAGAAATGGCGCGACAAGATGGCTGAAGCCGGCGCGATCGATCGCTGTAAAAAGAAGGAAGAGAAAGAGGAAGAGCCGCAGAAAAAGGTGGCCGATCCGGTATGGATCTGGGACCCGAGCGGTTATGTCTATGAAGCCGTATCCGGCAACCGGATCGAAGGCGTGACGGCTACGCTGCTTCAGGAAGATCTGTCGCATGCGGGCGATTGGAAGGAATGGGATGCCGACTGGTACGGCCAGACCAACCCGCTCGTCACCGACGCGCAGGGCAAGTACGGTTGGGACGTGCCGGAGGGCAAGTGGCGAGTCCTATTCTCCAAGGACGGTTACCTGCCTGCGCAAAGCGAGGATCTGACCGTTCTGCCGCCTCACTTTGACGTCAACGTCGCCATGGTGTCGCTGGATGCCCCGGTTCCGGCTGCAGGTCAAGCTGTGGTCGGCAAGCCGATCGGCCTTGCGTTCAGCAAATACATGGTCGCGGATACGGTCATATCCGGCGGCATTATCATGGAAAATGCCGCAGGGGATCAGGTGAACGGCCGTATCGAAGCCGTCGATCCGCAGACGGACGAGGCCGGTCAGACGCTTGCCCGCAGCTTCCGTTTCGTGCTTGACGAACCGGCGGCTGCGGGGGAAACCTACCGAATGCGCGTACTGGCGCACGTTCAAACCTACGCGCATGTAGGGATGGATATGGAACGGGCATTTGATCTGACCGTACTGCCCGCCGATACCCCCGTACAGGAAGCGGCAAGCGGTTTGAAGGCGATCGCCGGTCAGCGCGAGCTGCTGGCGGAATGGAACAGGCAAGGCAGCGCCGATGCCAAGCTGTATCGGCTGACCGCCACGCCGCAAGGCCGTTCTGGCTGCGAGCCGATTGCCGCGGAGATCGGCGCGGACCGCAGCAGCGCGTCGTTCACCGGGCTTTGCCCGGGAACGGATTACGCGCTGCGATTGACCACGTTGGACTTTAACGGCGCGGAATCGGCCGGCATTGCCGCGACCGTGCGGACGAAGGACGCGGCTGCACTGCAAGTGGATACGACGCCTCCGGGCGAGCCCGCGAACGTTTCGGCCCAATGGGCGAACGACCAGTTGAGCGTTGCCTGGACAGACCCCGCCGATGCGGACCTCCGCCACGTGGAGGTATCCTACAGAGTCAAAGGGGAATCGGAGTTCGGCCATGCGTCGTATGCGGCCAAAGGCGAGCAGCGGATCCGCTTGACGGGGCTTGATGCCAGCAAATCCTATGAGATCATGCTGCGTTCGTTCGACCAGCGGCTGAACGGCTCGGCCGGCGTCATCGCGAGCGGCACTTCGGAGCCGGGCGGGAATCCCGGGGGGAATCCGGGAGGCCATGGCGGAGACGGCGATCCGGCGGATCCCATGCTGACCGAGATCGACCTGGACGCTTCGAAGGGCGAGCATTCGCTGTTCGAGGGCACGCTGCGGCTCACCTACCCGGCCGGCGTCTACAAGGAGCCGCGCAAGCTGAAAATCAAGCATCTGCCGATCGGCTCGTACCCGCACGCATCGGGCTTGATCCCGCTCAGTCCCGCGTTCTCGCTGACCTTGGATCAATCCGCTGCTGCGCCTGCGAAGCCGACAGTACTGCAGATCAAGTACGATCCCGCACTTCTGAAAGGCCAAGATGCGCGCAAATTGGGCGTGTATCGGCAGGACCCGGCTAATCCCGCGAACTGGGTCTATGTCGGCGGCGTCGTGGACGTCGGCGCCTCGACGGTTCGGGCGGAGGTATCCGAGTGGGGCGCGTACGCCGTCTTCCTGCGCGACATCTCGTTCGCGGATGCGCAAGGTCATTGGAGCCGTCCGGAGGTGGAGGTGCTGGCGAGCCGCGGCTTGCTGTCGGGCGTTGCCCCGGGTCGGTTCGAGCCGAACCGGCAGTTGACGCGCGCGGAGGCGGTGAAGCTGCTGCTCTCGCTGCTGCGAGCTTCCGGCAAGCTTGAGGAACCGCAAGCAGGCGCCGATGGCATCGAATTCGCGGATGTGCGGAACGATTCGTGGTATGCGGCCGACGTCAAGCTGGCCAGCCGCCTCGGCCTCGTTCAAGGAGCGGGGAGCCGATTCCGGCCGAACGATCCGATGACCCGCGAGGAGCTTGCCACCATTGTCTACCGAGCCTCGATCCGGCCCTCCGAGGAAGAAGGCGCTAACGGCGACGACTGGATGTCCGGATACAAGGACGCCGCTTCCATAGCAGCGTGGGCGATTCCAGGTATGCGGGCGGCGGTCACGGATGGCTGGCTGAAGGGGCGCACCGCGTCCACGCTCGTGCCAAAGGCAAATATCACGCGAGGCGAAGCCGCCGTCATCCTGTATCGCCTTTTGGATGGGGCAGGTTTGATCGAGGATCAAAATTAAGCTTCCCGAACGCCTGAACGCACGACAATCGGCGCCAACTTCTCCGGGGCGGCTCGGCTGCGAGGTGCGATGCGGCGACGCCATCCCTGTGCGCGCTCCCCTTGCGCATCGCCCGACGATGCGCGAGGGGACAGATATGCGAGATATAAGCCGTGAACAACGCCAGGCCCGCGGGCTTGGCGTTGTTGCGCTCTCCGCAGCCGATCAGCACGCCGATTAACTGCTGTCCAACAGTTATCGCTTTGCCGGCATCTCGAGAAACATCGCAGGCTGCAAGTCCTCGGCATGATCCGGCTCGTTCGTGAGTCCCGCAGGCTGCGAGCGCGGGCCGCATGCAGGTCGCAGCCGCCAGCTTGCAACTTAAGAAGCGTCCGCTACGGTATTGACGAACCTCCTTATTAAAAATATGATCCGTATAGATAAACATAGAGGAGACTTGGCATGTACGGTACGCGCATCGGCGCCGGAAGAACGGCCGAGATTTACGAGTATGGCGAGCAGCGCGTTCTCAAGCTGTACCTGCCGGGCATGCCCGAGCCGCAGGTGGAGGCAGAATACCGGATCAGCCAGGCAGCCTGCCGCGCAGGCATCCGGACGCCAATGGCGCTGGCCCGCGTACGGCATGACGACAGGCACGGAATCGTATTCGAGAAGATCGACGGCGGCACGATGCTCGCAGCGCTCGCGCGCCGCGACGATAGCGTAGAGCGGGAGTCCGCGCGAATGGCGCAGCTTCACAGTCAGATTCACCGCATAGCGGTACCGGGATTGCCCGACCAGAAAAGCAGTCTCCAGGATCGGATTGCGCGCGCGCCCCTGTTGAGCGACGAGGTAAAGAAGCGCTTGGCGCGGATGCTGCGAGATCTGCCCGATGACGACCGCCTTTGCCATGGCGATTTTCATCCCGACAATATTATGTGGGGCAATCAGGAATGGATCATCGACTGGATGACGGGGATGAGCGGACATCCGGCGGGCGATGCGGCCCGAACCGCGCTGCTGCTCCGATACGGGAGCTTGCCGGACGACGCGCCGGCCGGAGTCGCCGAATGGCTGGCCGACATGCGTGCCGAGCTGCTCGACGGGTACCTGCTCTCATATGCGAATCAGACCGGCACGACGCGCGAGCAGATCGAACGCTGGATGCCGCCCGTCGCCGCAGCCCGCCTGTGCGAGGGGATTCCCGAAGCGGAAAAAGAAGCGCTGGCGACATTTGTTCTGCAATCTCTGGAAGGGTGTGAACCTGGATGACCGCGCGTGCGTGGCTGTTTGGCGCGGGAATCGCGGTCGCGTTCCCGGCGCTGGTTCATCTGCTGCTCGCTGCCGCATCGCGAATTTTAAGCACGAACGATACTGGCGACTTTGCTTATCACGATACGACGTTCGTCGTTTACCATATTGGATGGGCAGGAAACATCGCCTTAGGGCTTGTTGCGTTTATCCTATACATGCTGATGTTTGTGCTCTTACGGCCCAAGTAATAACGACACCACACTTATTCGTTCGATACGGAGGGAAGCACGCTCTATGCCGAAGCATATGAAGCTCGTGACGGCGCTGTCGCTCATGCTCATAATGCTCGCTCAACCCATTTATGCCGCGGAAAAGTCGGTCAAGATCAAGGTAACGGTCGTGTCGGTCAAGCTGGTCGAAAACAATCACGTGGGAAATGAGTGGCTGACCGCCGCTAAGATAAACGGGAAGGAAGTATCGGCAGGTTCCTCCCTTACCTTGACGCTCAAAGCCTCCGAAACGATCCATTTGAACGCTTATGCGGAGGAGCAAGACAAGATCCCCGAAGACGGCGAGGCCACGGCTTCCGTCAAAGCTTCATCGATCGCGAAGACGACAAACAAGGCGTTAAGCGTGGTCGTGACGGAAAACCGAGGCCGCTATTCTGGCGAGACTGCGACATGGAAGTTTACTTTTAAGCTGCAAAAGCTATCCTAGCGGCTCAGCCGACTTGCGACGTGCGCTTCACGATCCTGCGGAGGTAGAGTCGCTCTCCCGTTTCAAACAGCAGACGTCCAACCGATATGGAAAAGCCGAGAACCATGCCTCGCTGCGCCATCGCTCCCCCTTCCAGCACGCCTAGCAGCAGCCCTAAGACGACGGGAATCAGAATCAGCTCCCAGATGAAGCTTCTATGCCACATTCGTCCGGCGTTTTTATGCAACGCGTAGTCTTCTCGCCTGATATCCTGCCGATACCGGAATCCGATGCTCGTCAAGATCACGATCAAGGACACGTACAGATGATGATCCACCCCGTCCGCCGCGTAAAAAGTCGCGACCATCGGGACGCTAAACAGAACGAGATAGAGCAAATAGAGGACGTATTTGTCGGTACGCTTCACAGGGCAGCCTCCCCGA from the Cohnella hashimotonis genome contains:
- a CDS encoding phosphotransferase family protein yields the protein MYGTRIGAGRTAEIYEYGEQRVLKLYLPGMPEPQVEAEYRISQAACRAGIRTPMALARVRHDDRHGIVFEKIDGGTMLAALARRDDSVERESARMAQLHSQIHRIAVPGLPDQKSSLQDRIARAPLLSDEVKKRLARMLRDLPDDDRLCHGDFHPDNIMWGNQEWIIDWMTGMSGHPAGDAARTALLLRYGSLPDDAPAGVAEWLADMRAELLDGYLLSYANQTGTTREQIERWMPPVAAARLCEGIPEAEKEALATFVLQSLEGCEPG